CGGCGTCACGGATCAGCCACTCCGGGTGGCGGCGGGCGAGCTTCTCGTCCAGGCCGGCCGATAAATACACGGGTGTACGGACTCCGATCTCATGGGCAGCCTCAATCATCTCACCCAGCAAATCGAAGGTGAGCTCAGGGTGCATCTCATTGGCTTCACTGGGGTGATAGGCCCAGCCGTGATGGCATTTGGAGAATACGGTGACCGAGTCTACATGACCTGTACGCAGCATGGACTGGAACTGGGCTCTGGAGAACTCCCGGCCAATGCCGGGAATGGCTTCTGAGGTATGGAAATCAAGATGAACCTGACGAAAACGCATGGATACACAACCCCTTATGGAATGGAATGAAAAGAAGATTCCCAGTCACTGTACCTCTTTATTGCGGGATCAGCCAGTGATAATATAGACTTGGAATAGCACAAAACCGACTTTGGAGAGGAGGGGGAGAGCATGCTGTGCCTGGAGTTTCCGATTCCGCCGCTGCCGCAGTTTGTCACGGTAGGGCATGCCGTCTGGTCGCCGGGGGACCGGCATTTCGCCCGCACCTTCAATGTATATGATCTGCTGCTGGTCAAGCGGGGGACGCTCTATATGATGGAATCGGATAAGGAATATGCGGTGGGGCCGGGGATGGTGCTGCTGCTTGAGGCTGGATTACCGCATGACGGATACCGTGCCTGTGAGGAGGATACGGAGATTTACTGGGTGCATTTCATTCACGCTCCTGAACCGGCGTATATCCGGCGCGGGGATATCCCCTGGTCTACACTACTGGCAAAGGGAACGGTGGAGGATGAGGAGCCTTCGGTACAGCAGCGGCTATATCTGCCGAAGTTCACAGCCGTTGATCTGGGGGGGCTGGAGCCGATCCTGCAGGAGATGAACGAGCTTCATAACCGGCTCAGCGCAGAGAATGCCATGCGGCTTCATCTGCTGCTGGCCGGGCTGCTGGCGGCGCTTCAGGCGGAATGTGAGCGTACAGCTCAGCCGCCGGAGCCGGCGGTCCGGCTGGCCCGGGCGGCCGCAGCCTATCTGGCGGAGCATTGGCGGGAGCCGTTTCATCTGGCGGGGCTTGCGGAGGAGCTGCATTTCCAGGCTGATTACATTACCAGATGCATGAAGCAGCATATCGGCACCACGCCGCTGCAGTATGTGCTGCACCTGCGGCTGGAAGAAGCGAAGAAGCTGCTGGGGGGTACGGTGCTTGGCATCTCGGAAATTGCCGAACGGGTAGGCATTCAGGACCCCAATTATATGGCCCGGCTGTTCAGCGCCAGATTCGGAGTAACCCCCGGAGCCTATCGGCAGCGGCTGCGCCAGCGGGATGAGGCTGCTGCCGTGAACGGTCCGGGGGAGGGCTGAGCACCCGGCCGTGAAGCCGTCAGGAACCCAGCATCCGCTCGCGGTATTGGCTGGGACTACAGTTAAATACCTTGCGGAACTGGCGGGAGTAATAATTCTGGTCATGGAAGCCGCTGTCCATCGCCACCTGTGAGATGCTCAGACCCGGGCTGCGCAGCAGGGTGCAGGAATAATCCAGCCGCTTACGGATGACATAATCCATAGGGGTGGTCTGGTAGTTGCGGGTGAAGACCCGCAGGAACTGGCGGGTGGACATATAGGCCCGGTCTGCCATGGATTGCAGCGTGATCGGCTGCAGGAAGTGTTCTTCGATGTAGGTGACGGTCTCCCCGATCCGCAGCGCCTTGTTATCCTCATGACTGCTGCTGTTCTGATAATAGCGGGAGAGCATGCCTACCAGAGCGGTGAAATAGGTACGGATCATCAGCCGGTAGCCCTCAGGCTGCCGGTCATGCTCCTCAAGAATCTCATCCAGCAGCCGTGTAGCTTCCCGGAGCTGTCCCGCTTCCAGCGAGAGCATCCCCTTGAAATACATCTCCTTCCGGTAGAACGGCTCAATATAGAATAAGGCCTGAAAGCCGGGCAGGAGCCTCAGCTCGGACTGCTGGAGCAGCTGCTCCGGCTGGAACATCACATTCACGTATTCAATTCCGTCAACATTCTTGTAGCCGTGGGAAACGTTGCTGTGGATTAGAAAAACCTGTCCGGCCTTAACCGGCACCTCTCTCCCTTCAATGATGTGTATGGCGTGTCCCGACAGAATAACGACAAGCTCAGAGAAATCATGGCTGTGGACGTAGTAATCATGGGTCAGCGGGCATTTCTGGATTCGAAAGGTAAAACCCGGCTCAAGGCCGATATCCCGCGCTAGGATTTTGGTAGTCATGGCCATATTATGCTAAAGAAGGTCGGGATCGTCAAGGCGCAAAGGTGCCGGCGGCGCTACCATTAGGGTGGCGGGTGTACCGGCCCGGCTGTGGCCGGCAGTGAGACCTGTGCCAAGGTCAGGAGGGCAAAGAATGCGGAATATACTTAAGGATAGAATTACACAGAATAACAGAAATCCCCGGATACTGTTCCTCGGGGACAGCATTACTGCTGACGGACAATATATAAGGTTGATCCGGGAATGGCTGAACACGCACCGGCCGGAATGGACCGCCGAGCTGATTCCATCCGGTGTTCCCAGCGAGACGGTCTCGGGTCTGAGCGAAGCGGCGCATCCCAATCCGCGCCCTTGCGTGCATGAGCGGCTGGCCAGAGAGCTGGCGGAGGCTGCTCCAGATGTGGTTATAGCCTGCTATGGCATGAATGACGGGATCTATCATCCCTTCTCGGAAGAGCGGTTCGCCGCTTATCAGGCGGGTATGCTGGCACTCAGCACCCGGATCCGTGAAGCAGGAGCCGGGATCGTACTCATGACACCTCCGCCGTTCGATGCCCGTTCCATGACGGGGGAGCTACAGCCCACAGACGCGGCGGACTTCAGTTATCTTGCGCCATACAGGGACTACGATCAGGTGCTGAAACGTTATGCGGACTGGCTGCTGTCCGGGGGCTGCCCTGCGGACAAAGTAATCGATCTGCGCACACCGCTGCTGGAGCTGATCCGGCATGAGCGCTCGCAGAACACCGCTTACAGATATGGCGACGGTATCCATCCGGACACCCCGGGGCACCGGGTGATCGCACGGACGCTGCTTCGGGAATTGTCCGGCGGGGAGCCGGAACTGCAGATTGACAAGTATTTTGGCGCGGGATTATAGTAAGGACACCTTAAGAGCCGG
The window above is part of the Paenibacillus sp. FSL H8-0048 genome. Proteins encoded here:
- a CDS encoding AraC family transcriptional regulator translates to MTTKILARDIGLEPGFTFRIQKCPLTHDYYVHSHDFSELVVILSGHAIHIIEGREVPVKAGQVFLIHSNVSHGYKNVDGIEYVNVMFQPEQLLQQSELRLLPGFQALFYIEPFYRKEMYFKGMLSLEAGQLREATRLLDEILEEHDRQPEGYRLMIRTYFTALVGMLSRYYQNSSSHEDNKALRIGETVTYIEEHFLQPITLQSMADRAYMSTRQFLRVFTRNYQTTPMDYVIRKRLDYSCTLLRSPGLSISQVAMDSGFHDQNYYSRQFRKVFNCSPSQYRERMLGS
- a CDS encoding AraC family transcriptional regulator, yielding MLCLEFPIPPLPQFVTVGHAVWSPGDRHFARTFNVYDLLLVKRGTLYMMESDKEYAVGPGMVLLLEAGLPHDGYRACEEDTEIYWVHFIHAPEPAYIRRGDIPWSTLLAKGTVEDEEPSVQQRLYLPKFTAVDLGGLEPILQEMNELHNRLSAENAMRLHLLLAGLLAALQAECERTAQPPEPAVRLARAAAAYLAEHWREPFHLAGLAEELHFQADYITRCMKQHIGTTPLQYVLHLRLEEAKKLLGGTVLGISEIAERVGIQDPNYMARLFSARFGVTPGAYRQRLRQRDEAAAVNGPGEG
- a CDS encoding SGNH/GDSL hydrolase family protein — its product is MRNILKDRITQNNRNPRILFLGDSITADGQYIRLIREWLNTHRPEWTAELIPSGVPSETVSGLSEAAHPNPRPCVHERLARELAEAAPDVVIACYGMNDGIYHPFSEERFAAYQAGMLALSTRIREAGAGIVLMTPPPFDARSMTGELQPTDAADFSYLAPYRDYDQVLKRYADWLLSGGCPADKVIDLRTPLLELIRHERSQNTAYRYGDGIHPDTPGHRVIARTLLRELSGGEPELQIDKYFGAGL